The DNA window ATGTGATACGGATCCATGTTGGCCATGAAGTAGTTCTAATCATGCTTTAATAAGCTAAATTAGCCTTCGGTCGGCTTTGCACTAACATTCTCGACTTcatcaatgaataattaattataGTAACACCTTACGATTGTATATATACAGGAAACACATTATTATGCATGTAGTAAGTACCACCGACATTGGTTGGCAGCAGATCACCACAAACCAGTCAACGCTCTTTAATTATTGAATTTCTAATCGGATTAATTGATAAACAAGCTTTTTACAGAATGTTGGAGACTTGGAGTCGCagaaaagtgtttttttttcttgtcattATAAATTGCTAATCACACAAACAAATACACAGGTTACTTACTTTGTAAGATCGGTAAGTAAAATTCTTCACACACTTGCAATTCACACTGGAGTAGGTAAGAGTTGCAATCTTAAAACCCACCAAATATTAATGCTGTTAGTTGAGAAGGCTACCTCCTGCGTATATGTGGCTTGTAGTTGTGTAAATAAAGTAACAAGGTTTAGATCTAAAAGTCTCTTACCTAGCTACCTAATATATTGGGATGCAGATTGGAAATAACGATCCGTTTTAATTTCTTGGTGGGTGGGAGGCTATGTACATGACATGAACATCTCAGGTGTCCGCAGGTGGACAATTTTCACCAGAATATGCACAGTTTTTTAGTTTCTACAGTatccattttttcatttttaattatataattagCAGCCATTATCTTTTTGGGTGTGCGTTGGGTAAATCATTGAGTTTACGTAAGAATCAATAAATTATGTAGTTTgtacaaacacatgaaaaattAACGTGTGGGTCCATGTCTTGATGGAACTTAACCCTAGTTCAGGAGTATATGTATCTAAGTTGTTGTAAATATGGTATATATTTCTTTTCGTTTGGTTGATTAACTTTTCTGACACACTTCAGTTGCttctttcattttgttttttaaaagtcCTAATCATTAAAAGGTCAAAGAATGATATCAATAGTGAATCGAACTTAAGTTGTCCTTTACTTTATTTACTCTTCTGAAACACAAGGAATCCTTTTGTTTTCGAGGACACTATGttcttacatttttttaatcacaCTAAATATGATGACAAACATACGATTCACTGGTAGAATTGTAACTTGTAATTATACAACTTAAATATaccatattaaaaaattaaattttaattaaatttttaattagTACCAAATGATAATGATCGACTATAGGCAAGAGAGGATATCAATTGCAGGTCAACCCCTTCAAAATGGAATCAAATTATATTTAGGTCAAAAGGTTATCAAATTCGACTAAAGTAAGACtatatcaaatttaaatcagttaaattaaattcaaattaaagtcaaataaaaaatttctcaatctttaaaataattggATTAGGAAGCTTGGTCGGTTTCTTGGAAAGTGTCCATTGCTCCCATCATACATGTTGACAAAACCGCTGCCACGAGGAGCTCACGTGCATTTTCCTCTTGAAATTCCAATTGTGCCCTTTTAGGCGTTTTAAAACTTTTTAAGCCAGACGAAGCATAAAGAACGGCGTCGTGTGATTGCTAAACTACTTCCGTTGAATTCAAGACCTCGGAAACTTGGGTAATTTGCAAGGACACGTGTCAAAAATTTGTGGCCCCTTGCTCAAAAAATTTTAGACGTTAGTGTTACGGCAAGTCTGATAAGCGTAGACCGCGCTACCGTGACGTGAATCCGCCACATTTATTACTTCCAAATCTTCCGCCATTTCTCTGAATAAGGACTAAATTTCTTTCCATCtccctccttttttttcttttcgtttttttttttatctacatatgtctctctctagggtttcgTTTCCTTTACTTCAAAATCAATAGCAGAGCTTCACTGGTACGCTTTCGATTGTTGAACAGTCCTGTAATTTATTTAAACAGACCTTTTATGTCTTTGATTCTCATAGGTGTTTTTGGTTGTCGATCTTGATTTTTGTTATGATTTATTTTGGTGTGGATTTTGAATAAACTGTAATGCGGatttatcatgttgttcattcaTTCTTTCGTTGTTTGGTTTCTGAGAAAGACGAGGGAAAGAATGGGATGCGGAGTTTGAATCTCTCGTCCGGGAGATTAGATTATCTCCTTAAGAGTGATTTGGGGCCGTTACAAATGTTGTCGAAATCGTTGTCCTGTTTTCTTATAATGTGAAATTTGAGGTTCATGGCTCTAATCCGCTTATTTTCGTGCAGTTTCTCAGTCGCCTAATAGATGATTGAGTAACTGGAGATTAAATTAAGATTTGTTTGTCTCAGTTAAGTGGAAGCTATTAGAACTGAGCTTTCAAATAATGGAAAAATTGAGATATCAATTACCTTTCCTCTGTTAAAAAGGCTCTAGATGTTTGAGGTAGTTAAATCCGTATATGCActtttttgatttaatttatttatccaCGTTTATTTAACATGATTTAAAATGGAAATATATAATGGATTCTTGATTGATGCAGAAAATTTGGGGAAATTTATTGCTCCTCTGATCAGATGCAGAGGAAATTCGATCATTTATTGCCAATAGTATTTGTTCATCCTGTTACGCGAATCTTCATGTTGCTCTTCAGTGAATCTTGAAAGTAATGATGATGAAGCCGAGGGTTACTGGTTTCATGCAATTAGATGATTCTGACAGCATTAATATGTTTCTATTTATCCTAGAATGTGCATTTTTTGAATGTAGCGTAGGCAGATGGGGTGAAAGATCTTGAGTGTGAGTTTTCAGTTCAGACTAATGGCTATTGCTGGTTTGCATAATGTTTCTGTCCCTGATACTTCTTTCCTAAGGGGATCTCAGTCTCAAGCTGCAAGACAGCAGGGAAACGAAGGGCGGTCGGGTACCCGGTCATCCTCTATGCTGCAAATGTGGAGGGAGATTGAGGATGAACATGTGGTGAGTCATGGCCAAGAAAGAGTTGGTGAGAGAATTTTCCAACAAAGAAATTATGAACTTTCCAGGACAGATATGTCTGATGGTGGTAGTAGCGAAAACAGTGGTATTCCAGAGGATGTCAGTGTCAGTGAGAACAATTATGGACAGTGGTCTACAGGTCCAGTTGGGcatcaaaacgaacaagaggaTACAAGCAATTTTAATCGTGACCACTCTTCTGATTTGGGGCTAGATGAAAGGGAAAGggtgagacaaatttttcggGAATGGATGAACAGTGGTGTGAGAGAGCAGAGATCTAATGTTTCCTCTGTGAACCATGGCTCAAGGGCAGAATGGCTTGGTGAAACTGAACAGGAGAGGGTGAGAATCATAAGGGAGTGGGTGCAAATGAATAGTCGTCAGCGAGGTGCACGTCCTGATCATAGAGATGAACAAGTGGCTGAAGTTGGTGGACAAATTGAACGAGTTCTTGACGGATTGGCTGCTAACCTGAATGAAGGTCGAAACGAGCATATCCATAGGGGCATTCGTAGATTATGTGGCAGACAAGCCCTGCTTGATATGCTGAAGAAATCGGAAAGAGAGAGGCAAAGAGAGCTCCAAGGTTTATTGGAGTGTCGTGCTGTCTCTCAATTCGCTCATCGCAACCGCATTCAGGTTTACTTCGCTGCTACATGGATGTACTATTGCAGCTGTTTTTCCAAGTGGTGATGTCGCTTTTTTTGCATTATTATTAGCccctttgcttctttttttaggTTTTCATGGATGTGTTTATTTTTTAGGTATCAAAGCTTATAAAATTGGCTCATGATTTGGATTTAAATTTGACTGTTGAATTAGGAGAACAGAAACTTGTTACTTGAAATTGTTTTTGAATGTAGTTTGAAGGCCAATTGGTAGACTAATGCCAATGCCATACGTAAAAAAACCCTTAATTAATTGCTGTGCCACGTTGGAAATATAATCCATCTTTGCAATGATGATAGTAATACAACAATAAATACTTATGAATATGCTAGTCGGAGAGCAATCAAGTTTACATCAAGAATTTTGTGATTTAATTTCTCTCGGaattttttctttatatatatgatagGATGTCCATGTTTTTACGTAACAGAAAATGCACTTAATATCTTTCTATTCTAAGGAAACCCAAAAATTAAGATTATATACCtaaaattttgatgttttttatctttttgttctcTGATTACTAGTTTGGTTTGCTTGTGTATGCACACCCCCTGTGTACAAGGCGCACTGTCAGATTTTGGCATCTTAATATGCATTGTTCTGCCAATAAAAAATGATTTCAGCCTCAGTCAGTTACCTAGGGGTTCTTTGAGAACTTAGATTGGTTGGCCTTGGATTAGTGAGTAGAGTTCTAAAAAGAGGTCTATGATTCTTGAGTATATGGAACTTCTTAACTTCTTAAGttatggaaaaataaaaaattttgaactacTTTGTGATGGGAGTATTTAAATTTAGAGTTTGAATGGAAATATTGTGATTAAGAACAGACAATTTCAGAGTTCTAGGTTTTCAGAGGAGTTCTATATGCTTGTGTTCGGAACCCTTGGATATGCTGGTTCAGTAAGGTCATTGTTGTGAACCTTGTGGCATTCAGCCCTTCTGTGCCTGCCTCTAAGGCTTTAGTTGCTTTTCCCCTAGTAGAAAATTCAGGGATATCAaacttttatgtttcttttgcaGTCATTGCTGAGAGGCAGGTTCTTGCGAAATGATAGAATAATTGACAGTGGGAGGGCTACTACCTCTGTGGCAGCAAGTGAATTAGGTTTGTTGAGGCAAAGGCAGACGGTATCTGATCTGAGGTATGTGGCTTTTTATACAGCATTTTTACGGAGATCATTATCACAACCATGTCTCTATTTTCATAACTTTCCTtgtccctctccctctctcacttTCTTTTCTCTCACACCTACAATAGAGAAGAATAATCTTGATATCTTGCTGTTGATGGGAATTTGTAGGGATTTTGATTATTGAGCTTGTGAAAAGAATATAATCTGTTTGATTGTGGGAAAtctgtctctctcttttcaCAATCTGTTTGATTATTAAAAGAATAGAATATGACCGATTACACGAGGCTGGTATAATCTTCTGAGTGATTGAGAGAGGCTGGCAGTCCTGATCTTTGATTGATAGGAAAGTGTTCTTGCCCATACTTGAGAAAGGATAGTATTGTAAGTTGTTACTTGTTTCCTGGgatgcatttaagaacatcaTTACGCTGGCATTTCTTAGCTCGTTGTGAAGATTCTGTGTAGAATAATTGGGGCACAATTCTGGATCTTGTGTACCTAGGTTTAATTTCctcaattcattatttttttcccgtTGTTTTCAATTGTAAACTATGGCTTTTGCCATATAATAGCAGTATACCATTTGTAGTTATTTTTATGTAAGAGACAGTGGTACAGTACTGCCACAGCACTGTTTATTGAAGTGCCATTCATTAACTTAGTATGGTAATTTGTTAACTATAATTTTTTGAAGCAGGGATGGATTTCTATCTAGGTTGGACCACTCTTGTGATCAAGCAGGTGGCAACCTCTCTGATACATCATCTAACATTGACACTTATGGCAATAGAAATGAACAGAATAGTGAAATTAGTTCACTGCAACTCGTGCATGAAATTCATGGACAATTTGATTCCAATAATGAGGAAATTGAGAGCCATGGGTTATCTAATGGTAGAACTAACATGGAAGGCAGCATTCTCGAAGAAAGATGTTCACAGGAAGCTACTGATTGTTTGGAGGAGTGGTCTGAACAAGTTTCAGAGAGTGATGTTAGAGACATGCAACAGTTAGCCTCTGTTTCGAACTTGGAACGGGGTGATGTTAATGGGCAAGAAGAGGAGAGAAACTGGCAGGAAGGTCCTAATAGTGAAACATCCCTAGAAAGTTTCAGAAATGAAGGTGATGTCCATTTTGAGCAACCCAGCGAAGTAGTCACTTATCGATCTCATCGAAATAGGGAGGATTATTCTGGCTCAATTTTATCAGATCATTCAGACAGTGTGGAAAGCAACACTACTGAAGATTTAAATCAGCTTGAATCTTCTACCTTAGTAGAACAACAGCATGATCAAGTTTTGGAAACTGTGGTAGGAAACTTATTTGGATCTAATGAAATGAGAGGTGGTATTGGGGATGATGTGGACAGACGGCAGCAAGAAACCACCAATGGATTGTCCCAAAGTTTTTTGGGAAATGAAGACTTGGAACACGATCGTATGCAGCAAGCATCTGAAGTGTGGCGTGTGGATGGTGAATATCAAGAGGCCATGCAGAATTGGTTTGATGGGCCTTCTGATGAGACTGTTTCAGTTGGAAGAGTTGATACGTTTTATCTACCTGATGATGGTAATGTTTACAGTACAGAAATCCGGGAACTACTAACTAGGTATGCAGTTAATAACTAAAGGTCTTATTCTTTGGCACTTTTGTGATCTACTTCTAATTGAGCTTTTATTCATTTTGTAGGAGAAGCGTATCTACTCTTCTTCGTAGTGGGTTCCGTGAGAGTCTTGACCGATTAATACAATCATATGTCGAAAGGCAAAGCCAAGCTCCTTTCGAATGGGAAGGAACTTCTACTCCTGCCGCATCAGCTGAACAAGATCTGGAGCAGCAGACAGGGGATCATAATGAAGGGAGGGGTGATGCTGTTGGGAGCCCTCCCACTCCACCCCCTCTACCACCCCCACATGCACCTCCTGTTCGGCAGATCTGGGTCGATGGGCCGCAGGACTATAGATGGTCACAGCATGACATGCATCATCGTTTGGGAATTGTGAGTACATTTTTGCCATTTATCATCCAGATTGGATACTTTTCTGGAATGTACTTTTGTTCTAATCATACTATTATTGATAAGTTATTGTATCTATTGGCAATTTCTTCGTAAGTCCAAGGTGGAAAAGAAAACGAATTCTTAAAGTAACAGGTTTTCATAAGAAAAGCTATtatctctttctttattttccccccttttttttgGCCTATTTAAATGGCTGCATTCAGTGTCTTGCTGTAATTATGGCATAGTTTTCtagtagtaaaaaaaaattaacacattTTTACAATTGTTGCAGGAGTGGGACATTGTTAATGACTTGAGATTTGACATGGCTAGGCTACAGCAAAGGATGAATAACATGCAAAGTATGCTTGAAGCTTGCATGGATATGCAACTAGAGTTGCAACGATCAATTAGACAGGAAGTTTCTGCTGCTCTGAATCGATCATCTGGTTCTGCAGGTTGGTctttaattttaattagctTTCTTCTCTCCTTGCTTACTTGTGCTTTATCGTTTTTCCTTCTGTCAAATCATGAGTGGTCTTGTATGAAATATTTTATCGGAAAAGCACTATATGTCATCTC is part of the Tripterygium wilfordii isolate XIE 37 chromosome 7, ASM1340144v1, whole genome shotgun sequence genome and encodes:
- the LOC120002672 gene encoding uncharacterized protein LOC120002672, producing MAIAGLHNVSVPDTSFLRGSQSQAARQQGNEGRSGTRSSSMLQMWREIEDEHVVSHGQERVGERIFQQRNYELSRTDMSDGGSSENSGIPEDVSVSENNYGQWSTGPVGHQNEQEDTSNFNRDHSSDLGLDERERVRQIFREWMNSGVREQRSNVSSVNHGSRAEWLGETEQERVRIIREWVQMNSRQRGARPDHRDEQVAEVGGQIERVLDGLAANLNEGRNEHIHRGIRRLCGRQALLDMLKKSERERQRELQGLLECRAVSQFAHRNRIQSLLRGRFLRNDRIIDSGRATTSVAASELGLLRQRQTVSDLRDGFLSRLDHSCDQAGGNLSDTSSNIDTYGNRNEQNSEISSLQLVHEIHGQFDSNNEEIESHGLSNGRTNMEGSILEERCSQEATDCLEEWSEQVSESDVRDMQQLASVSNLERGDVNGQEEERNWQEGPNSETSLESFRNEGDVHFEQPSEVVTYRSHRNREDYSGSILSDHSDSVESNTTEDLNQLESSTLVEQQHDQVLETVVGNLFGSNEMRGGIGDDVDRRQQETTNGLSQSFLGNEDLEHDRMQQASEVWRVDGEYQEAMQNWFDGPSDETVSVGRVDTFYLPDDGNVYSTEIRELLTRRSVSTLLRSGFRESLDRLIQSYVERQSQAPFEWEGTSTPAASAEQDLEQQTGDHNEGRGDAVGSPPTPPPLPPPHAPPVRQIWVDGPQDYRWSQHDMHHRLGIEWDIVNDLRFDMARLQQRMNNMQSMLEACMDMQLELQRSIRQEVSAALNRSSGSAGICENGLPEDGSKWDNVRKGICCICSNSNIDSLLYRCGHMGTCSKCANELVQCGGKCPMCRAPVVEVIRAYCIL